Part of the Candidatus Brocadia sinica JPN1 genome, GGCATGAAAAGCAGTAGTGGATGATACCATAGTCCATTCTGCGGCCGATGCCAGAGGAACCGTTGAATCCATAGAGAGATAATACCCTGTCACCCCCACATCATCAGTAGCCGATAAATCCAGGGTCACGGCAGTGGATGTGGTATAGAAGTCGCCATTGTTGATGTTTACGGAACAATTTGGCGCAAGAGTGTCCGGTGTAATAAGGGACATTTCACTCCCGTATGCGGTCCCTGCGCTGTTCTGCGCCACCAGCCTGTAGTAATACGTCTTCGCTGCCGACAAGCCGTTTATGCCTATGCTTATTGCTGTGTCGCCTGAACTGCTGACACCCTGCGCCGATGACTTGCTGCCATATGTCCCGCTTATTGTGCCATACTCAAACCATGCTGTAGTTGATAAGCCATTGGCATTCACTGTGCCTCCCAACGTAGCGGAATTTGACGTCACATCGGTCGCTGACCCCGTCACAACCTTTGGAGGTATACCGGTTGATGTTGATACTGTAAAAATATATCCCCTCCCCTTCACCTGACCATTGGTTGCATCGACATCAATACTAACCCCACTCTTTAACCTTATTTCATCGCCAACTATTGCAACATCGGCGCTCCCATCCCCGGACTCAATAAAGTATCCATCGGCACGTTGTACCCCGGTGACCGTCTCACCCGCATTGAGTTTTACCACGCCGTTTTTCGTCACAAACACCACAAAGAGTTTTCCTGTCTTCGGCTGACGTGAATACATGACATCGCTGCTGGCATAACTCTTTGTGCTCCGATACACACTGCCATCCCATGAACGATCGGTGAGAGGAACATTATTTAAATTGTCCCAATTCGGCAAACACCGTATGAGTTTAAGTCTGGGATAGACTTCCGTGATGTTCTGAAAGCTCGGCATATTTCCCGTGCCGCCGAACCGCAGGAACCAATTATACCATGCCCTGTTGATACCAGCATTGGCCGCATAAAGACGATTTTCATACTCGTCGACACTGTTGGGCTGACTGATGCCCATCATATCTTTCGTAATAGCCAATCCTGAATTAAAAATAGCGCTATCATCTACAAATTCCGTACTAGAGCTTTCCTGTGAAATCATATCAGGGGTTAATTCATCTTTGTCTGTACGATCTTTTATCTGATTTATCCATCCCCAGTACACATCATATGGCTCTACGATCCATTTAGCATTAGGAAATTCAGCCAGCATTCTTGCCTTCAATTGTTTGAAAAAAGCAGCTTTCCCATCTTGATATGTTGCATATTCATGCGTTATAGTTCCGTGTAGTAAACCAGACTCTGTCCCCGTCCAATTGGATAAGTAAGTTACTTCATTATCTCCATTTATCCAATTAAAAAAATAACCATCAAGAGCAGGCTCATCATACATATGTCCGGCAAAGGTAAATGGCAAGCTTACATCTTCATAGTCATGGCACATAGCTATAACTCCCTCAACAACCATATCGATAACCGCCTGTTGCTGAAAATCCCAAAGTGGATTAAATTCCGTTGATGTGCCCTGAAACCAGCCCGTTGCTATATTGTCCGGAAACGGATCATAGCTCTTCCACGTCATATACTGATTGTAAAAATCTCGTTCTGCTTGTGAATAAGATTTTGTAATGTTTATATTCCTATCATATCCCATACTCCTAATCAGCATTTTATCAGGGTTAATGAAATAAAATTTAAAACCTGAAAAGGCTTGCTTGCCTTTATAGGTATCAGGGGAGGCATAGATACCGGATTTTATGTTTATAGAATCATACCCCATCTGCCTTGCATATTTTGCGCCACTTTCTGCTGATCCATCTACAGTAATACCATACCAACTTTTCCATGTATCATTCGCTGAAACCGTAGATATTAGCCCTGTTTCAAACAAGAAAAACACTTGAGTGAATACTAAAAACACATATCCTAAAAAAGTATTTGTAATTTTCATAAGTACTTCTCCCAACAAAAGATTTACTAAAACAAATATGGCAGCCTGGCATTCTTCATTGAAGACCCATAGCTTTGCGTCCCAATCTCACGATTGGTTTGCCTTTTTCAAATTTGCCACCTCTTTTGTAGGTCTAGCAAATTTGTTAATCCATTCCGATGCTCAATCACCTCGCTTTCTCAATAATTAAGTGTGGATTTAGTATCTTTAGTCGTTAGATGGTAAAATTATCGGCAGATTTGTTAAAATATTTAGTGTTTGAGCGGAAATTCGTCTGATAGGCGGGTGATGTCCTGGATATGAAGCGTGGATTTGACGAGAATAATCCGTACGATAATTTGGCGTGACTATCGGGGAATCAGGAAAAGATAGGGTGAAAGCTGTTTGAGGTAAGACGGCGAGACAAGGAGCCGAGACTGTTTTTGTATGACGTAACGACGGTAACCAAGCCGTAGATAGAGGCGTTGCAGATAAAGCTGCCAGAGGTATTACCGAGCCGGAACATAGGATAGTCACGAGAAAAAAGCTTCTTAATCAACGAAAAGACCAAAAGACTAAGGCTTTTCACTGCCTTTTTATTTTCCACTTCGGAGTGAACATCGTTCTAATGGTTCCCTTGGTCCGAGGATGAAGCGTATCTTGGCTGCAGTGAAGTTGATGGAAGTTATGGGTTAGGTGCGGGGCTAACTACGGGAAGGTCGTATAATTTAAAAATATACATCATCTAACGTATGCGAGTGTCTATGTGAATATCAAGGTGTGTCTCTTTACCTTTGATAATAGTTACTACGGTAGGTAAATCTTTTGTCATTTCTGATGATGAAGGGAGCATTTCAACGCGATAAGTCCCGCCAGGCAAGGTGATACTGTATCTGCCATCATTGTCAGTCGCTACGGTCTCTACAATCTTTCCTGATAAGGTCATGACCACAATTTTTACATCTATAGCCGGTTTTGTTTGAAGGTTCTCATCTTTACTCATAGGTGAAATTGGACCTCGTGTTACGACACCCACTAACTTTCCGCTTAATGTCTCTTTTTTTTCATTATTTCGCAAAGTATTGCCATAGTCTTTAACACAGCTAAAAACAAATGCCATCATTGCCACAGTTATGAATAGCCTGAACTGAACTGAGCTGATCATATCGATTGATTTTCCTGGTTTTACGTTCTGTGCCTTATCGCAGAATGCATATAAGTATCTATTTTATCAGTGTTTATCTAAGTGTATCTGTAAACATTTGGTAAAAATAAAAAAGGGGGGAGACTTGTCACTGCTCCCCCCTTTATGCAACAACGATCTAATCTAGAAATCATCCCTTAGA contains:
- a CDS encoding LamG domain-containing protein, which encodes MKITNTFLGYVFLVFTQVFFLFETGLISTVSANDTWKSWYGITVDGSAESGAKYARQMGYDSINIKSGIYASPDTYKGKQAFSGFKFYFINPDKMLIRSMGYDRNINITKSYSQAERDFYNQYMTWKSYDPFPDNIATGWFQGTSTEFNPLWDFQQQAVIDMVVEGVIAMCHDYEDVSLPFTFAGHMYDEPALDGYFFNWINGDNEVTYLSNWTGTESGLLHGTITHEYATYQDGKAAFFKQLKARMLAEFPNAKWIVEPYDVYWGWINQIKDRTDKDELTPDMISQESSSTEFVDDSAIFNSGLAITKDMMGISQPNSVDEYENRLYAANAGINRAWYNWFLRFGGTGNMPSFQNITEVYPRLKLIRCLPNWDNLNNVPLTDRSWDGSVYRSTKSYASSDVMYSRQPKTGKLFVVFVTKNGVVKLNAGETVTGVQRADGYFIESGDGSADVAIVGDEIRLKSGVSIDVDATNGQVKGRGYIFTVSTSTGIPPKVVTGSATDVTSNSATLGGTVNANGLSTTAWFEYGTISGTYGSKSSAQGVSSSGDTAISIGINGLSAAKTYYYRLVAQNSAGTAYGSEMSLITPDTLAPNCSVNINNGDFYTTSTAVTLDLSATDDVGVTGYYLSMDSTVPLASAAEWTMVSSTTAFHASVSYNLSAGDGGKTVYAWYKDAAGNVSNTTSDSITLDTTIPLITITSPTSNTTHTTTSGTITLGGSASDSASGVSKVAWSSDKGGSGTASGTTGWSISGISLSTGDNVITVTVTDGANNTGTDTITVEKLETNTGTGLQACYPFNEGTGTIATDKSGNGNDGAINGATWAAGKRGKGLSFNGASNSVSIPLLNHDEISIAAWFYKNANDTTDADAILGAWKWNSDIQLREGFDVRFYNTTPDRLEFILMTQDGNGKKTQKTAVKDLSNSVGKWYHVAGTYNKTTGEQRLYVGGLLVDTKFHPAGNTIVPSTSYADVRIGYSRVNNGYFNGKIDEVYFYNKPLSDQEVQDLYNAVSDGMQSRYTFDEGSGLVATDSSGNGNDGAIAGATWTTGKNGKALNFDGINDFVSVPRTNQDEISIAAWFYKTVNDKKAADAILGAWKWNSDVQLQEGFDVRFYNTTPDRLEFILVTQDGNGKKTQKTAVKDLSNSVGKWYHVAGTYNKTTGEQRLYVGGLLVDTKFHPAGNTIVPSTSYADMRIGYSRVNNGYFNGKIDEVRLYNKPLSDQEVQDLYNSIGY
- a CDS encoding carboxypeptidase-like regulatory domain-containing protein codes for the protein MISSVQFRLFITVAMMAFVFSCVKDYGNTLRNNEKKETLSGKLVGVVTRGPISPMSKDENLQTKPAIDVKIVVMTLSGKIVETVATDNDGRYSITLPGGTYRVEMLPSSSEMTKDLPTVVTIIKGKETHLDIHIDTRIR